In Limnobaculum parvum, one DNA window encodes the following:
- a CDS encoding CcdB family protein, which translates to MQYTVYRNTGNNKDYPYLLNVQSDLIDALTTRWVIPLFPRRRFKGKVPQHLCPILSIGEVEYLLMTHEMASVRKSMLGDEVCQAQHYRDEIKAAIDFMIDGF; encoded by the coding sequence GTGCAATATACTGTCTATCGTAATACGGGTAATAACAAGGATTACCCGTACTTATTGAATGTACAAAGTGACCTGATTGATGCGTTGACAACGCGATGGGTGATTCCACTCTTCCCCCGTCGCCGATTTAAAGGAAAGGTCCCTCAACACTTATGCCCGATACTGAGTATTGGGGAAGTTGAGTACTTATTGATGACGCATGAGATGGCCAGCGTTCGCAAAAGTATGCTGGGTGACGAAGTGTGCCAGGCCCAGCATTATCGCGATGAGATTAAAGCCGCGATTGATTTTATGATTGATGGTTTTTAA
- a CDS encoding CcdB family protein: MTHEIASVRQSMLGDQGCQAQHYRDEIKAAIDFMIDGF, translated from the coding sequence ATGACCCATGAAATAGCCAGCGTACGTCAAAGTATGCTGGGTGACCAAGGGTGCCAGGCCCAGCATTATCGCGATGAGATTAAAGCCGCCATTGATTTTATGATTGATGGTTTTTAG
- a CDS encoding type II toxin-antitoxin system CcdA family antitoxin, which produces MTKTHAKITKKTVSVTLDPVLYQKARDMGINLSAVLTQAIEAQLQAASAAQWKHENRQAMEELNRISDESGLLSDEYKAF; this is translated from the coding sequence ATGACAAAAACCCATGCAAAAATAACCAAAAAGACGGTCAGTGTGACGTTGGATCCAGTTTTGTATCAAAAGGCTCGCGATATGGGTATCAATTTATCAGCAGTATTGACTCAAGCCATTGAGGCACAGTTACAGGCAGCATCTGCTGCTCAATGGAAGCATGAAAACCGGCAGGCGATGGAAGAGCTAAACCGGATTAGTGATGAGAGCGGCTTACTTTCCGATGAATATAAGGCATTTTGA